A single region of the Ziziphus jujuba cultivar Dongzao chromosome 10, ASM3175591v1 genome encodes:
- the LOC107411479 gene encoding uncharacterized protein LOC107411479 produces MEPDRLNLPTTFSMNLEVMGHELQFSQDPNSKHLGTTVWDASLVFAKFLEKNCRRGRFSPSKLKGKRVIELGAGCGVAGFGMALLGCDVVATDQKEVLPLLRRNVERNTSRIVQMNPGSDTFGSIQVAELNWGNEDHIRAVGPPFDYIIGTDVVYAENLLEPLLQTIFALSGPKTTIVLGYEIRSTSVHEQMLNMWKKNFDLKTIPSSKMDETYQHPSIQLYIMGLKPSTGSSENPACQIDEKIDGVETNENRNEKASECNEVEQVTDFVSEKVKEDCDLVTRLPNEKLSDWEARRYGSIAARLLHDIKIT; encoded by the exons ATGGAGCCCGACAG GTTAAATTTGCCAACTACGTTTTCAATGAATTTAGAAGTTATGGGCCATGAATTGCAGTTCTCacag GATCCCAATTCCAAGCATTTAGGAACAACGGTTTGGGATGCATCACTGGTGTTCGCTAAATTTCTG GAGAAAAATTGCAGAAGAGGAAGGTTCAGCCCATCTAAACTTAAAGGAAAACGTGTTATTGAACTTGGTGCAGGTTGTGGAGTAGCTGGTTTTG GCATGGCATTACTGGGATGTGATGTAGTTGCCACAGATCAAAAGGAGGTTTTGCCATTGCTAAGAAGAAATGTAGAACGTAACACTTCAAGGATTGTGCAGATGAATCCTGGTTCTG ATACATTTGGTTCTATCCAGGTTGCAGAGTTGAACTGGGGAAATGAGGATCATATAAGGGCTGTAGGTCCACCTTTTGATTACATAATTGGCACTGATGTT GTTTATGCAGAAAATCTCTTAGAACCATTGTTGCAGACAATCTTCGCACTGTCAGGGCCCAAAACCACAATTGTG TTGGGATATGAGATCCGTTCTACAAGTGTCCATGAGCAAATGCTTAACATGTGGAAAAAAAACTTCGACCTAAAAACGATTCCGAGTTCCAAG ATGGATGAGACATACCAACATCCAAGTATCCAACTTTATATTATGGGTTTAAAGCCTAGTACAGGGAGCTCTGAGAACCCTGCTTGTCAAATCGATGAGAAAATTGATGGAGTTGAAACAAACGAGAATAGGAACGAAAAAGCCAGTGAATGTAATGAAGTGGAACAAGTGACTGATTTTGTTAGTGAAAAGGTCAAGGAGGATTGTGATCTAGTCACGAGACTCCCGAATGAAAAATTAAGCGACTGGGAAGCTAGAAGATATGGATCCATCGCCGCTCGGCTACTGCATGACATCAAAATTACTTGA
- the LOC125420997 gene encoding cationic peroxidase 2, giving the protein MEGITLISCKTLISVFLFLACVANTVHGQAAAGTRVGFYDGSCPTAEAVVKSTVQTHFSSNPTIASPGFLRMHFHDWFVHAGNGRGVLVSDQKLRTDASSRTFVQKLLGVRGLLGLKFNVEFGKSMVKMSNIGVKTGSQGEIRTLCSAIN; this is encoded by the exons ATGGAAGGCATTACTCTTATTTCCTGTAAAACACTCATTTCAGTGTTTCTCTTCCTTGCTTGTGTTGCCAACACAGTGCATGGCCAAGCTGCTGCAGGCACACGTGTTGGTTTCTATGATGGTTCATGCCCAACAGCTGAAGCAGTCGTCAAGTCCACAGTTCAAACCCACTTCAGTTCCAACCCTACTATTGCTTCTCCTGGCTTTCTTAGGATGCACTTCCATGACTGGTTCGTCCATG CCGGCAATGGTAGAGGCGTTCTTGTGTCTGATCAGAAGTTACGGACTGATGCCTCTTCCAGAACTTTTGTTCAAAAGCTTTTGGGCGTTAGAGGATTGCTTGGATTGAAATTCAATGTGGAGTTTGGCAAGTCCATGGTGAAAATGAGTAATATTGGTGTTAAAACAGGCAGTCAGGGTGAGATTCGCACCCTTTGTTCGGCtattaattaa
- the LOC107411480 gene encoding mediator of RNA polymerase II transcription subunit 28, whose product MAERPVHDQQHQPDPPLQSATAPKEDMMACLLALEAALLPCLPARELQAIDRSPHPSHQIDVERHARDFMEAAKKLQLYFISLQREDQPTKAETLVKEIAVMEEELKIKNEIINKQENLIQGWRKELKDQLYRHHTELERV is encoded by the exons ATGGCGGAGCGTCCTGTACATGATCAACAACATCAACCTGATCCGCCCCTTCAGTCCGCAACAGCTCCAAAGGAAGACATGATGGCGTGCCTGTTGGCGTTAGAGGCTGCTTTGCTTCCATGTTTACCTGCTAGAGAACTCCAAGCAATAGACCGTTCTCCTCACCCTTCTCACCAGA TTGATGTGGAGAGGCACGCCAGAGATTTCATGGAGGCTGCTAAGAAACTTCAATTGTACTTTATCAGTCTGCAACGTGAAGATCAACCAACTAAGGCTGAAACACTTGTAAag GAGATCGCTGTGATGGAGGAAGAGTTGAAGATAAAGAACGAGATCATCAATAAGCAAGAGAATCTTATTCAAGGGTGGAGAAAAGAGTTGAAAGACCAACTATACAGACACCATACTGAGTTGGAGAGGGTGTAG